One part of the Mariniblastus fucicola genome encodes these proteins:
- a CDS encoding alpha-2-macroglobulin family protein, whose translation MLRFQTNVFVALFVIFLTSQLLSNHCRLDVVSASAVFPILTSETRDDLQKADELFDQQQWSEARTLYESVKALDIETQLHIVNRTITCSMELEEWLVALKRAVQFRQSQRLQIWSDQAYWPQDDHKLNVLLGYIGHLEESRKLLIAIRDGSPAGKRDEFQIRLDEESISLNFELLRALDPDNVRPRKSWGWDTGYERIDWWWEGVQSADADRRYFRHSRGVPINDDQRPAFLKTPDNYDSGLTRAKKILFLLNEIQTLDHSRSKKHLARTLLHRADLNRRLYGPIHDPAWYDAVFYYQYADRPTFGRGRDQADLKPLRNLDDNEARLIVNHKLRVITLPDAESPIAIWRRVERLNPKSELAVEAMYRRALYYQNRRQFSKAKELYQRIVDDFGKHDRAEVAKLQIGHIDSANVLLGKTGVYSASIKPTLWFACRNTAKVEFTARKVDLKAYLVDREKSGNWWEVAYLGYDIFSEWSDDNEELEPFVSDDTYAQWVESSPVSDLVESHSTQAPLAEAGAYVIEARVPGSKNISRGLVIVSGVTIIQKKTDGKVMVWAIDSESGRPLADQKMNLISSKSRHNWKTAQTDSDGVMFFKDEDDSFVFLETDEGDVAFCEIERIGKSYDKEVGYAEFAITDRPLYRPGDEINFRVWTREILDRKYLPAKAGTEVQVHVDGPSYNDRVKTFNLVTDDSGSVSGSFRLNSESPLGEYRLQVERSGDRWPSTASEFRIEEYKKPEFKVDVTPSAETVQLGKPAKAAIKAAYYTGEPVSSGSVKYHVLLRRHTSYFAPPTEWDWLYGVGFGDVEWLYPWLGDQVAANESDWEEDHWRFSWGEEEPAEMISKGEVQLNEDGYAEVVVDTSEFNRDSEYQIEVVANVTDESRRSIKGTGYVVVAPQPFTVFLGLDRGWYQAGDTVALELNARTTNNIGVPTTGVLKLYEILPKDPDDAVDSGESHVFEKRVTQHFDIRTDHEGKATVSFGLPDEGLYRLEFESEKSGQHSASATKTIWCLGPKFDGKGYRFGGLEIIPDKRMYKVGETARILINTSQPNARLLLWDSMDNSSFVDISSHSQVIEIPVEQHHVPNFFVEATVAHRGEVFNEECEIYVPPIDDMLTIEVSPDRHIYRPGQKGNVNVRVTDAEGNPVSGSLALRGYDKSLTYIQAESKTRPKSLVARRRTKYWNDGITSSMVSRSFEVSGRFTCPEFHLEDASEPTAGGMGGAAPSGGDPAGVKSRATSARRGGIDPSTNGYFDSQLAEPEVRSNFADSAIWLPNLKLDKEGSAKAEIKFPESLTTWRIQGFLATGDKTQVGEAVCEVKTKKDFLVRLQSPRFFTMGDEVVLSANVHNNLSVEKNVFAELHFPESIFESVEIAGHEKKTDQNGNRILSASERIKPGETHRFDWPVKVHSSGNASITVKARTDVESDAMQLRFPAFSRTILESQSHSGFFAANETGSKKMEFELPGNVDASKTKLELSFAPTAAGAAFEALPFLAGYPYGCVEQTMSRFYPTVLAYDTLKKLGTDPEALAEAMVARNRKLARQKDRASVFNTSEIERMSQAGLNRLYKFQHKDGGWGWWEHDESSRYMTAYVLLGLNAAADSGVEVLESTFRNGVHYLVYPKANAVSKIPDSVDRRVEQAFIAYVLSLGRSKKHIESVKKTRQFATRVFSNREALNPYGRALLALALQNNQMHEEAETLIGEIIGNIETDMESNMSWMPTSQQHWWRWYNSNVETNAWVLRALVALDSDKSLIDRMANWLVSQRRNGTHWRSTRDSALAVHALSDYMRMMQKESAEDYSIGIYVDGKHVRDVDVSWQNMLALENRVTLTDESFAGGRHQVSLKKDVNGSAYFALTADYETIYEQIPAAQNGGLQISRRYLRRSAAANNDVAKGKPAKPTVLTSGGSLSVGDVVEVELTVSASDDFDYLAFEDPKPAGCEPVRLRSGYSWGAGIASNVELRDSKVIFFVQRLRKGTHVIKYRLRAEVPGTFSGMPATGFAMYAPEINARSEEARIQIDDQN comes from the coding sequence ATGTTACGATTCCAAACCAACGTTTTCGTTGCACTGTTTGTTATTTTTCTCACTTCTCAACTGTTGTCGAATCATTGCCGACTTGATGTTGTTTCTGCATCGGCTGTCTTCCCGATTTTGACGTCGGAGACTCGTGATGATCTTCAAAAAGCAGACGAACTTTTTGATCAGCAACAGTGGTCCGAAGCGAGGACGCTGTATGAATCGGTCAAAGCACTTGACATTGAGACGCAGCTCCATATTGTCAATCGCACCATCACTTGTTCGATGGAACTTGAAGAATGGTTGGTCGCACTGAAACGTGCTGTTCAGTTCAGGCAATCACAACGACTTCAAATTTGGTCGGACCAGGCTTACTGGCCTCAAGACGATCACAAACTCAATGTGCTGTTGGGCTACATCGGACATCTTGAAGAGTCCCGAAAACTGTTGATCGCGATTCGTGATGGATCTCCTGCCGGGAAACGCGACGAATTTCAGATCCGTCTTGATGAGGAATCCATATCACTCAATTTTGAGTTGTTGAGAGCTCTTGATCCGGACAATGTCCGTCCTCGTAAAAGTTGGGGATGGGACACTGGCTATGAGAGAATTGATTGGTGGTGGGAAGGTGTCCAGTCAGCTGACGCGGATCGTCGCTACTTTCGTCACAGCAGAGGTGTTCCCATTAACGATGATCAACGACCAGCATTTTTGAAAACTCCGGACAACTACGACTCAGGACTAACCCGCGCAAAGAAAATACTGTTTCTGCTCAATGAGATTCAGACGCTTGATCATTCCAGGTCAAAAAAACATCTTGCCCGGACGCTTCTTCATCGCGCCGATCTGAATCGGCGGCTATACGGACCAATCCACGATCCTGCGTGGTATGACGCTGTCTTCTATTATCAATACGCGGATCGTCCAACCTTTGGGCGAGGTCGCGATCAAGCAGATCTGAAGCCGCTGCGAAACCTTGATGACAATGAAGCAAGACTGATTGTTAATCACAAGTTGCGAGTGATTACGCTGCCCGACGCAGAGAGTCCAATTGCGATTTGGCGTCGAGTTGAAAGGCTGAACCCCAAAAGTGAGTTGGCTGTCGAAGCCATGTATCGGCGAGCCTTGTATTATCAGAATCGTCGACAGTTCTCGAAAGCGAAAGAACTCTATCAACGAATCGTCGACGACTTTGGAAAGCATGACCGAGCCGAAGTTGCGAAACTTCAAATCGGTCATATCGACAGTGCCAATGTTTTATTGGGCAAAACGGGAGTTTACTCGGCCAGTATCAAGCCAACGCTTTGGTTTGCATGCCGCAACACTGCGAAAGTTGAATTTACCGCTCGCAAAGTTGATCTCAAAGCATATTTGGTCGATCGCGAGAAGTCCGGTAATTGGTGGGAAGTTGCCTACCTTGGCTACGACATTTTTAGTGAATGGAGTGACGACAACGAAGAGCTGGAACCTTTTGTTAGTGACGACACTTATGCGCAGTGGGTTGAGTCTTCACCCGTTTCAGACCTGGTCGAGTCCCACTCAACGCAGGCACCACTGGCCGAGGCGGGCGCCTATGTCATTGAAGCAAGAGTTCCGGGATCGAAAAATATTTCGCGTGGTCTTGTCATAGTTTCTGGAGTGACGATCATCCAGAAGAAGACGGACGGCAAAGTGATGGTTTGGGCAATTGATTCTGAATCGGGAAGGCCGCTTGCCGATCAGAAAATGAATTTGATCAGTTCCAAATCGCGACACAACTGGAAAACCGCACAGACGGATTCGGACGGTGTCATGTTTTTCAAAGACGAAGACGACAGCTTTGTCTTCCTAGAAACAGACGAAGGTGATGTTGCGTTTTGCGAAATCGAACGCATTGGTAAATCTTACGATAAAGAGGTTGGTTATGCCGAGTTTGCAATTACCGATCGGCCACTCTATCGGCCCGGAGACGAAATCAATTTTCGGGTATGGACACGTGAAATTTTGGATCGGAAGTACTTGCCTGCCAAGGCAGGAACGGAGGTTCAGGTTCATGTTGATGGGCCCAGCTATAACGATCGGGTCAAAACATTCAATCTCGTGACTGACGATTCCGGAAGCGTGTCGGGATCGTTCCGTCTCAATAGCGAATCACCCCTGGGTGAATACCGTCTGCAGGTTGAGCGATCGGGGGATCGTTGGCCCAGTACTGCCAGCGAGTTCCGGATCGAAGAATATAAAAAACCTGAATTCAAAGTCGACGTGACTCCGTCGGCGGAAACTGTGCAGCTTGGCAAACCAGCCAAGGCTGCCATCAAGGCAGCGTATTACACGGGTGAGCCTGTTTCGAGCGGCAGCGTCAAATATCATGTTCTGCTTCGCCGTCACACATCTTATTTCGCGCCGCCAACCGAATGGGATTGGCTTTACGGAGTCGGATTTGGTGATGTTGAATGGCTGTATCCATGGCTCGGCGATCAAGTTGCGGCCAACGAAAGTGATTGGGAAGAAGACCATTGGCGATTCTCGTGGGGTGAGGAAGAACCTGCGGAAATGATCTCAAAAGGAGAGGTTCAACTAAATGAGGATGGATACGCCGAAGTCGTTGTCGACACTTCCGAATTCAATCGTGATTCAGAGTACCAAATCGAAGTGGTCGCCAATGTCACCGATGAAAGTCGTCGCAGCATTAAAGGAACGGGATATGTCGTCGTCGCGCCGCAACCTTTCACTGTGTTCCTGGGTCTGGATCGTGGCTGGTATCAGGCAGGAGACACAGTAGCGTTAGAACTCAACGCTCGAACAACAAACAACATCGGTGTGCCGACGACAGGCGTACTAAAGCTCTACGAAATTTTGCCGAAAGACCCAGACGATGCAGTGGATTCAGGCGAAAGTCATGTATTCGAAAAACGGGTCACGCAACATTTCGATATCAGAACGGATCATGAGGGTAAGGCCACGGTTTCGTTTGGCCTGCCAGACGAAGGCCTGTATCGATTGGAGTTTGAGTCCGAAAAAAGCGGACAGCACTCGGCCTCTGCCACGAAGACCATTTGGTGTCTTGGTCCGAAGTTTGATGGAAAGGGCTATCGATTCGGTGGGCTGGAAATTATTCCCGATAAGCGAATGTATAAAGTTGGCGAAACGGCGCGCATTCTGATTAATACGTCCCAACCCAATGCACGATTGTTGCTTTGGGATTCAATGGACAACAGCAGTTTCGTTGATATCTCTTCACACAGCCAGGTTATCGAGATACCCGTTGAGCAACATCACGTTCCAAATTTTTTCGTTGAGGCAACTGTCGCTCACCGCGGTGAAGTCTTCAATGAAGAATGCGAGATCTATGTCCCTCCCATCGACGACATGCTGACGATTGAAGTAAGCCCCGATCGACATATTTATCGGCCAGGTCAAAAAGGAAATGTAAACGTCAGGGTGACGGACGCTGAAGGAAATCCTGTGTCAGGCTCGCTGGCTCTTCGAGGGTACGATAAATCGCTAACGTATATTCAGGCGGAGTCAAAGACGCGTCCCAAATCGCTTGTTGCAAGGCGACGGACGAAATATTGGAACGATGGCATCACTTCATCGATGGTTTCTCGGTCGTTTGAGGTCTCTGGACGGTTTACTTGCCCGGAATTTCATTTGGAAGATGCATCGGAACCAACGGCTGGAGGGATGGGCGGAGCGGCGCCCAGTGGCGGCGATCCCGCGGGTGTCAAAAGCCGTGCGACAAGTGCTCGCCGCGGCGGGATTGATCCTTCAACCAACGGTTATTTCGACAGCCAGCTTGCGGAACCCGAAGTCCGATCGAACTTCGCCGACAGTGCAATCTGGCTCCCAAATTTGAAACTGGACAAAGAGGGCTCTGCCAAAGCTGAAATCAAATTTCCAGAATCATTAACGACATGGCGGATTCAGGGCTTCCTGGCAACAGGAGACAAAACGCAGGTTGGCGAGGCAGTTTGTGAAGTAAAAACCAAAAAAGATTTTTTGGTCAGGCTTCAGTCCCCGCGATTTTTCACCATGGGTGACGAAGTGGTCCTTAGCGCGAACGTGCACAACAATCTCTCAGTCGAAAAGAACGTCTTTGCTGAGTTGCATTTCCCCGAATCGATTTTTGAGTCGGTCGAGATTGCAGGACATGAGAAGAAAACGGACCAGAACGGCAACCGGATTTTGTCTGCGAGCGAGCGAATCAAGCCGGGTGAAACACATCGTTTTGACTGGCCAGTTAAAGTTCACTCCAGCGGCAACGCAAGCATTACCGTCAAGGCTCGAACTGACGTTGAAAGCGATGCGATGCAATTGCGATTTCCCGCATTCTCTCGCACCATTCTAGAATCCCAATCACATTCAGGGTTCTTTGCAGCCAATGAAACTGGCAGCAAGAAAATGGAGTTCGAACTACCCGGGAACGTTGATGCTTCAAAGACCAAATTGGAGCTCAGTTTCGCGCCGACTGCAGCAGGTGCTGCCTTTGAAGCACTTCCGTTTTTGGCTGGCTATCCGTACGGCTGTGTTGAACAAACGATGAGTCGTTTCTACCCAACCGTTTTGGCCTATGACACATTGAAGAAGTTGGGAACTGATCCTGAAGCGTTGGCGGAAGCGATGGTCGCCCGGAACAGGAAGCTGGCCCGGCAAAAAGACCGCGCGTCCGTTTTCAATACGAGTGAAATTGAGCGTATGTCACAGGCAGGTCTCAACCGCCTCTATAAGTTTCAGCACAAGGACGGAGGCTGGGGTTGGTGGGAACACGATGAGTCGTCTCGATACATGACAGCGTACGTATTGTTGGGACTAAATGCGGCCGCTGACTCCGGAGTGGAGGTTTTAGAGTCCACTTTTCGCAATGGGGTCCACTACCTGGTTTACCCGAAAGCCAATGCTGTTTCGAAGATTCCCGACTCGGTTGATCGCAGAGTTGAACAGGCGTTTATTGCCTATGTCCTTTCACTGGGCCGATCAAAAAAGCATATTGAGTCAGTTAAAAAAACTCGTCAATTTGCTACCAGAGTCTTTTCGAATCGTGAGGCACTCAATCCGTACGGTCGAGCGTTGCTGGCGTTGGCACTTCAAAACAACCAAATGCACGAGGAAGCAGAAACACTGATCGGCGAAATCATTGGCAATATCGAAACCGATATGGAATCGAACATGTCATGGATGCCAACCAGCCAGCAGCATTGGTGGCGGTGGTACAACAGCAATGTTGAGACAAACGCGTGGGTTTTGCGCGCACTTGTGGCTCTCGATTCGGACAAATCGCTAATCGATCGAATGGCAAACTGGCTCGTCAGCCAGCGTAGAAACGGAACTCATTGGCGCAGCACTCGAGACTCGGCACTCGCGGTACACGCTCTTTCAGACTACATGCGGATGATGCAAAAAGAGTCAGCAGAAGACTACTCAATAGGTATCTATGTCGATGGAAAACACGTGCGAGATGTTGACGTGAGCTGGCAAAACATGCTGGCTCTGGAGAATCGGGTAACGTTGACTGACGAAAGTTTTGCAGGTGGACGTCATCAGGTTTCATTGAAAAAAGACGTCAATGGTTCGGCATATTTCGCGCTAACAGCAGATTACGAAACGATTTACGAACAAATACCAGCCGCGCAAAACGGTGGACTTCAAATCAGCCGGCGATATCTTCGCCGCAGTGCCGCCGCGAACAATGATGTCGCGAAAGGAAAGCCCGCTAAGCCAACAGTTCTCACGTCTGGCGGCAGTTTGTCTGTCGGCGATGTGGTCGAGGTTGAGCTCACTGTTTCCGCTTCCGATGATTTTGACTACCTGGCTTTCGAAGACCCCAAACCTGCCGGTTGTGAGCCTGTGCGACTTCGCAGTGGCTACAGTTGGGGCGCCGGAATTGCGTCAAATGTGGAGTTGCGTGATTCAAAGGTCATATTTTTCGTTCAGCGACTTCGCAAAGGCACGCACGTGATCAAATATAGATTGCGAGCCGAGGTTCCCGGAACGTTTTCCGGAATGCCTGCGACAGGTTTCGCAATGTACGCTCCAGAAATTAATGCTCGCAGCGAAGAAGCTCGAATTCAAATTGACGACCAGAACTAA
- the astD gene encoding succinylglutamate-semialdehyde dehydrogenase — protein MLTSKTELRIGDQWISGSGSPIQSVSPIDESVVFETNEATADQVNAAFSAARDAFGSWWDQPLENRIAIVQKYAELVRESGDELAEIISAETGKILWEAKTEAGAVAGKVDVSIDALKTRRDTTSFEMGEVKAVTRFKPHGVVGVLGPFNFPAHLPNGHIVPALLAGNTIVFKPSEQTPAVGAWMMQKWIEAGLPNGVLNLVQGGRDVGQAICASKEIDGLFFTGSSGAGAALNKALAAEPGKILALEMGGNNPLIVTETSDMDTASYLTILSAFITAGQRCTCARRLILIDNDESKQFLNTLVEMTKKVTFGFSSDDPQPFIGTVISGAMGRHILETQEKLIARGGDPIVKMESHRGCDALISPGIIDVTEVSDREDEELFGPLLSVIRVPDFEAAITEANNTAYGLSAGILTDNADLYRQFIHQIRAGIVNWNRQTTGASGKLPFGGCGRSGNNRPSAYYAADYCSFPVASLESESLAMPEQLMQGLASLKG, from the coding sequence ATGCTCACTTCAAAAACAGAACTCCGCATCGGCGACCAGTGGATTTCCGGATCCGGTTCGCCAATTCAGTCCGTCAGTCCGATCGACGAATCCGTCGTGTTCGAGACCAACGAAGCGACCGCCGACCAGGTCAACGCAGCTTTCTCCGCCGCCCGCGACGCGTTTGGATCGTGGTGGGATCAGCCACTGGAAAACCGAATTGCGATTGTGCAAAAGTACGCTGAACTGGTTCGTGAGTCAGGGGATGAACTCGCGGAGATCATTTCCGCTGAAACCGGCAAGATACTTTGGGAAGCCAAAACAGAAGCCGGCGCGGTTGCGGGAAAAGTCGACGTATCGATCGATGCGTTGAAGACCCGTCGCGACACGACTTCATTCGAGATGGGTGAAGTCAAAGCCGTCACGCGTTTTAAGCCGCACGGAGTCGTCGGCGTCCTCGGACCGTTTAACTTTCCGGCTCACCTTCCCAACGGCCATATCGTTCCTGCATTGCTTGCCGGTAACACGATCGTGTTCAAACCTAGCGAACAGACTCCCGCCGTCGGGGCGTGGATGATGCAAAAATGGATCGAAGCCGGATTGCCAAACGGCGTGCTGAATCTGGTTCAGGGCGGACGCGATGTTGGACAGGCGATCTGTGCCAGCAAGGAGATTGACGGACTTTTCTTCACCGGTTCCAGCGGAGCGGGCGCGGCGCTCAACAAAGCATTGGCCGCTGAACCCGGAAAGATTCTGGCGTTGGAAATGGGAGGAAACAATCCGCTGATCGTGACCGAGACCAGCGACATGGATACGGCGTCCTACCTGACGATCCTGTCAGCCTTCATCACGGCCGGCCAACGCTGCACCTGTGCCCGGCGACTGATTCTGATCGACAACGACGAATCGAAACAGTTTCTGAACACGCTGGTTGAGATGACGAAGAAGGTGACTTTCGGTTTCAGCTCGGACGATCCACAACCATTTATCGGAACGGTGATTTCCGGTGCAATGGGTCGTCACATTTTGGAGACTCAGGAGAAGCTGATCGCTCGTGGCGGCGATCCGATCGTGAAAATGGAGTCTCATCGAGGTTGCGACGCCCTGATTTCTCCTGGCATCATCGACGTGACGGAAGTTTCTGACCGCGAGGACGAAGAGTTGTTCGGGCCGTTGCTGAGCGTCATTCGTGTCCCTGACTTTGAGGCTGCGATCACGGAAGCCAACAACACGGCCTACGGTTTGTCCGCAGGAATTTTGACTGACAACGCGGACTTATACAGACAGTTCATTCATCAAATCCGCGCCGGCATCGTGAACTGGAATCGGCAGACGACAGGGGCATCCGGAAAGCTTCCTTTCGGAGGCTGCGGTCGCAGCGGCAACAATCGCCCGAGCGCTTACTACGCGGCGGATTACTGCTCGTTTCCAGTAGCGAGCCTGGAAAGCGAATCTCTGGCGATGCCCGAACAATTAATGCAGGGCTTGGCGAGTTTGAAGGGCTAA
- a CDS encoding arginine N-succinyltransferase, with protein MLIVRCVREDDLDSLFDLIQKSEFGLTTLKISKSELESRIERSLFAFRQKDARPSGQPYVFVMEDLGIGRLVGTCAIYSKTGGFEPMYSYEIQKSIHASKELGVYKEIDTLHLLAQHDGPTEIGSLFLSPDYWGGGHGRLLSMSRFLFLAEFQERFEQKVIAEMRGVVDSHGVSPLWSALGSHFFQMDFPKAETLTTQSKKVIGDLMPKHPIYIPLLPQDAQDVIGKVHANTEPALAMLLKEGFENRGLVDLFDGGPTIECEVENIRAVRESKSGTVGAVAEKIKNGTRQIISNSRLDFRTCLGEVQWDGAVATIDQISALRLGLKNGDAIRSVNLRPDPAPNTESDS; from the coding sequence ATGCTAATCGTACGATGTGTTCGCGAAGACGACCTTGATTCGCTTTTTGACCTGATTCAAAAATCCGAATTCGGTCTGACGACGCTGAAGATTTCCAAAAGCGAACTCGAATCCCGCATCGAGCGATCGCTGTTCGCGTTCCGGCAAAAGGACGCTCGCCCTTCGGGGCAGCCTTACGTTTTCGTGATGGAAGATCTTGGCATCGGTCGGCTGGTCGGCACCTGTGCGATCTACTCGAAAACTGGCGGCTTCGAACCGATGTATTCGTACGAGATACAGAAGTCGATTCACGCCAGCAAAGAGCTTGGCGTCTATAAAGAGATCGACACGCTGCACTTGCTGGCCCAGCACGACGGCCCGACGGAAATCGGCAGCCTGTTTCTTTCGCCCGACTATTGGGGCGGCGGACACGGTCGGCTCTTGAGCATGTCTCGCTTTCTGTTTCTGGCCGAGTTCCAGGAACGGTTTGAGCAAAAAGTTATCGCGGAAATGCGCGGCGTCGTGGACTCTCATGGCGTGTCGCCATTGTGGTCAGCGCTCGGCTCTCACTTCTTTCAAATGGACTTCCCCAAAGCCGAAACGCTTACGACACAATCGAAGAAAGTCATCGGCGATTTGATGCCCAAGCATCCGATTTACATTCCACTACTGCCGCAGGATGCTCAGGACGTGATCGGTAAAGTGCACGCCAACACGGAACCGGCATTGGCGATGTTGCTCAAGGAAGGTTTCGAAAACCGTGGCCTGGTCGACCTGTTCGATGGTGGCCCAACGATTGAGTGCGAGGTCGAAAACATTCGCGCCGTTCGCGAAAGCAAATCTGGAACCGTCGGTGCCGTCGCAGAAAAAATCAAAAACGGCACGCGGCAAATCATCTCCAATTCACGACTCGATTTCCGCACCTGTCTTGGCGAAGTTCAATGGGATGGCGCTGTTGCGACGATCGATCAGATTTCCGCACTGCGACTGGGGCTAAAGAACGGCGACGCAATTCGCAGCGTCAATCTGAGGCCGGATCCTGCACCAAATACTGAGTCAGATAGTTAG